The region GCGCGCTCCATCGCCAGCTTCGCCGCGGCCGCCGGCGTGCCCGGTGTGACCCACGGTGCGCCGCAGGGCGCCGCTGCTTCGGAAGGCGCGCTGCCAGGCCCGCCGCGCGCCATCATTCCACCCATCGGGGAGCTTGGCGTCGGCACCGGCATCGGCTCCGATGGCGGCACCGGTGCCGGCTCGGACGGCGGCTACGGCGCATTCGACCTGACCGCCGCGCCGCTGCCGCCCGTCGAGCAGCGCTTCTCCTTCGAGCCCGGCACGGCGTTTCCTGATGCCCCGCGCGTCACCCCGGTGATGGACTGGCCCGGCACCGCCGCCGCGGCCTACGGCGACGCCCCGGCCTCGCTGCCCAGCCCCGGCCAGATCGCCGACCTCAAGCCGCTCGGCCAGGTCAGCTCCAGCTTTATCGTCGCGGTCAACGCTCAGGGCCTGTGGCTCATCGACCAGCACGTGGCCCACGAGCGCGTGCTCTTCGAGCAGCACCTGGAAGCGCGCCGCGCCGGCAAAGTGGAATGCCAGCGCATGCTCGTGCCCCTTGTGGTAGAACTGGCTCCGCGCCAGGTGGTGGTCTTCGAAAAAATCGCCGAGGAGCTCAACGCCAACGGCTTCGAGGTCGAGCCCATGGGCCCGCGCAGCGTGGCCATCCAGGCGGTGCCCGCGGGCATCGCCGCCGCCGACGCCGAGCAGCTGCTCACGGAAATTCTCGACGGCCTCGAGCGCGAAAACGCGGCCATCTCCATCGCCACCCTGCAGGCCAAAATTGCGGCCTCGGCGGCGTGCCACGCAGCCATTAAAGTGAACATGCCGCTGGACCAGACCAAGATGGAGTGGCTGCTCGCGGAGCTGGCCCGCACCGACGCCCCGATGAGCTGCCCGCACGGCCGCCCGGTGGTCCTGCGTTATTCGCTGAAGGAGATTGAGCGCGCGTTCCATAGAATTTAACTCTTTAGTAATTGGGCGGGAAGCAGCCCGCCCTCTGGGGGAAGCGGAATGACGGATACCAAGAAGACCGCGGTTGTTTTCGGGCTGGCCAACAAGCGCAGCATCGCCTGGGCCATCGCCCAGAAACTCCACGCCGACGGCTGGCAGCTCGCCATCACCTACATGAACGAGCGCCTGGAGATGGAGGCGCGCGACCTCATCGCCGAGCTCCCCGGCGCCGCGGGCTTCATGTGCGACGTCTCCAGCGACGAGCAGATCACGCAGCTCTTCGCCAAGCTCAAGGAGCGCTACGGCGTGCTGCACGGCCTGGTGCACAGCGTGGCCTTCGCCCCGGAAGCCGACCTCAAGGGCGCGTTCGTGGACACCTCGCGCGAGGGCTTCCGCATCGCCCACGACATCAGCGTCTATTCCCTGGTGGCGGTGACACGCGGCGCGGCTCCGCTGATGACTGCGGGCGGCAGCGTCATCACCATGACCTACTATGGCGCGGAAAAAGTCGTCCCGCGCTACAACGTCATGGGCGTGGCCAAGGCCGCACTGGAAGCCACCGTGCGCTACCTGGCCAACGACCTCGGCCCCAAAAACATCCGCGTCAACGCCATCTCTGCCGGGCCCATCAAGACCCTGGCCTCCCGCGGCATCTCCGGCTTCGGCGAAATGCTCCGCGCCCAGGCCGAGCGCGCCCCGCTCAAGCGCAACGTCGAGCCCAGCGAGGTCGGCGCCGCAGCCAGCTTCCTGCTCTCCGACGGCGGCTCGGGCATCACCGGCGAAACGCTGTACGTGGATTGCGGCTCGAACATCGTGGCCTACTGAACGACGATTTCACCAGCCGCTTCATGGCCAAACTCACCATCGCGATTGACGGCCCGGCGGGCTCGGGCAAGAGCAGCGTGGCGCGGCGCGTCGCTGAGCTGCTCGGGTATCTGTATCTGGACAGCGGCGCGATGTACCGCGCCCTGGCGCTGAAGGCCCTCGAGCGCGGCGTGCCTCTGGAAGACGAGGCGCAACTCGACGCCCTGGCGCGGGAGACGCACGTCGAGCTGCGCGCGCCCTCGGCGGAGCAGATCGCCGCGGGAGTGAAGAACCGCGTCTTTCTCGACGGCCGCGAAGTGACCGCGGAGATCCGCACGGACCAGGTGGCCCAGGCCGCCTCGCGCCTGGCGACCATCGCCGGCGTGCGCGCCGTGCTGGTCGCCGAGCAGCAGCGCGCCGGCGCCGGCGGCGGCGTGGTCATGGAAGGCCGCGACATCGGCACCGTCGTCTTCCCCCGCGCCGAGCTGAAGATTTTCCTGGACGCCTCGCCGGAAGTGCGCGCCGAGCGCCGCTGGAAAGAGCACCAGGAAAAGGGCGAAAGCATGCCGCTGGACGAGGTGCTCGAGGAAGTGCACGAGCGCGACCAGCGCGACCGCGAGCGCAAAGTTTCTCCGCTCCTGCGCGCCCCCGATGCCGTCTTCGTGGATAACACCGCCATGAACGCCGAAGAGACCGCGCGGCTCATCGTGCTGCTGGCCGCGGAACGCGCGAAAGAACCGGCTCGCGGCGCGGGGAGGGAAGCGTGATGCGCATTCTGCTGATTCTGGTGCTGGTGATTGCCGGCGGGCTGCTGGCCCTGCCGCGCGCGGTGATGGCGCAAGCCAGGAGCGCCGCGGACGCGCCGCAGGAAGCCGCGCGCAAATTCCGCGTGTATCTCGAGGACGACTGGAAGCGCTGGATGGCCGAGGCTCCGGAGATAGCCACCGAGGTGGGCTTTCCCGGGCAGAACCGCCGCTGGACCGACGATTCCCCGGAAGGCATCGCGCGGCGCAAGCGCCTGCTGGATGACAGCCTGGCCCGGCTGCAGGCCATTTCGCGCACAGCCCTGCCGGAAAGCGAGCGCCTGAACTACGACCTCTACCGCCAGCTTCTGGAGGCCGCGGAAGAGGGGCAGCAGTACGGCGACGATCCCATGCCCTTCCAGAGCGTGGCGCAGTGCAATCTGTGGATGCCGGTGAACCAGATGGAGAGCATCGGGGCACGGGCTGCCAGCACGCTGGCCCTCACGCCGCACCAGACGGTGGCCGACTACGAGGACATCCTGGCGCGGCTGGAAGCGCTGCCCCGCGCAGTCGAGCAGACCCAGGCCCTGCTGCAAGAGGGCCTGAAGCGCGGCTACACCCCGCCGCGTGTGCCGCTGCGCGATCTGCCGAAGCAGGTTGCCGATCTCGTTCCCGCCGATCCGCTGGCCAGCGCGCTGCTCGCGCCCTTCACGCAGTTTCCGGCGGGATTTCCGGAGCCCGAGCGGGCGCGGCTCACCGAGCGCGCGAAGACGGTTTACACGAGCGGCGTCGCCCCGGCCTTCCGCAAGCTGCATGACTATCTCGCGGAGACGTATCTCCCGGCGTGCCGCGAAAGCATCGCGGCCACCGCGCTCCCCGACGGCCAGGCCGCCTATGCCTTCCGCGTGCGCTGGCAGACCACCACGAATCTGACGCCGCAGCAGATCCACGCCATCGGCCTCGCCGAAGTGCAGCGCATCCGCGCGGAGATGGACCAGGTCATCGCCGCCTCCGGCTTCCGGGGCAGCTTCCACGACTTCACGGAATTCCTGCGCACCGACCCGCGCTTTTTTTACGATAAGCCGGAAGATCTCGTCAACGGCTACCGCATCATCGCCAAGAAGATCGATCCGCAGCTCGCGCCGCTCTTCGGCAAGCTGCCGCGGCTGCCCTACGGCGTCACGCCCATTCCGGCCTTCAAGGCGCCCTCGCAGACGACGGCGTATTACCAGCCGGGCGCGCCGCAGGCCGGCCGCGCGGGCCAGTTTTTCGTGAACACCTACAAGCTCGAGGCCCGCCCCAAGTGGGAGATGGAAGCGCTCTCCATGCACGAGTCCGTCCCGGGGCACCATCTGCAGATCGCCCTGGCGCAGGAGCTCGAAAACGTTCCGGAATTCCGGCGGTACATCGGTTACTCGGCTTTTGTGGAAGGCTGGGGGCTCTATTCCGAAAGCCTGGGCGAGGAGATGGGCTTCTACAGCGATCCCTATTCCCAATTCGGGCAGCTCGCCTATGAAATGTGGCGCGCTGTGCGCCTGGTGGTGGATACCGGGATGCACTCCATGGGCTGGAGCCGCCAGCAGGCCATCGATTATTTCCGCGACCACACTGGCAAGACCGATCAGGACGTCACCGTCGAAGTGGACCGCTACATCGTGTGGCCCGGCCAGGCCCTGGCCTACAAGCTCGGCCAGCTGAAGATCCGCGAGTTGCGCCACGAGGCTGAGACAAAGCTCGGCGCAAAGTTCGACATTCGCAAGTTTCATGATGCTGTGCTGGAAAATGGAGCGGTGCCGCTGAACGTGCTGGAAGCGCACATGAAGCAGTGGATGGACAAGCAAGCGACGCACTGACGCCGCGCGAGTCTGCCCCGGCCGCCGAAAAAGTCCGGAGAGAGATTCCCCAGGGGCTGAAAAGTTTGCGGCGTAACAAACAGCAGGAGCCCGCCTAAACGGTCGTCAGATGAACACGGAGGCGTTTCCTTGCGCGTCGAAGTACATCGAAGGCAGCGCGAAGATTAGAAACGCCGTGAGCCACCACGGAATCATGCAGGCCAACGTACGACGACCGCCAGCACGCCAGCCTGAAACCAGTGCGGCTATGAAGCAAACCGATAGGCAAGTCAAACCCGTCCTGAATGGACAGGTGAGAACCCAGAATCCAGCCTCCGCCCCATCCGGCGTCAGGAAATATCCGTACGTGAGACCCGAACGTGGAACGAGCATTGTGAAAGCCTGCCTCTGCCAAAACCAGATTAAGAGAATGGCTACGAGAGCAGCCAGGAAAGGAAGAAGCGTTTTTGTGCGACGGAATACGACCTGATTGAGCCAGGTAGCGGAGACGAACAGCGCCACGCACCATCCCACCATGACGAAGGGCAATGTGTCCATCCCATATCGCTCACCAATGACCATCGTGACCCGAGTGGCGCAGAGCCCAACAACAAAGGGGAGGATAGTCGAAAGTGCGACTTGCATCGTTGCTGGTTTTTCTGGAACAGCCATCATATGCGGAAGGTCCTGGGATTGAGTTTTCGACCAACAGCGAGTTAAGACACCTAAGCCTAGCATCCGGAGATAACTTTCCCAACGCCCAATTAACGCTGCTAACCGGACATCTGGGGTACTGGAACGGCAGATGTCCGGTAATCCGACTACTCAGGAGTTATCCATTCGGTGTGCTATAAACAGACGACTTCAGTCACCTACCTCATTTTCGGACATCTGTTGGAACAACATCTTCTTTGTGGTCGATTATCAAGTACAGGACATTGTTCTCGAATCGTCCGGCCATCCTCTGATCATCACCACTGAAGTAGGTTACGCGTGCGGTTACGTTAACTTCGCCAAACGCTTTTTGAATCCTCTCGACCATGCGCTTCGCAGCCGGTGTGCCAGGTGCAAGAGTGCCGATCTCAATACCTTGATCGCGAGTCATCCTTGACCTATTCGGGCCGAAGGTCTGCCACTTGGCGGATTTGAACGCGACGGTGAAGTCGTCCGCATAGTCGCCACTCTCGCTATCCAACATTTGAGAGTAAATTGAAATAGGATTTGGTTCATCTCCCAAGATCCTCGCGAGCTTGGCTTGTTGCTCCGTCGTCAGATGACGCGGTTTCATTTTGTTTTCCAGACGTGCCCGGGCTAACCTTTCACTTTCAGCTTTCTGATTTGCTTGTGCGGCACTATTTCCAGCGGATGCTATCTGAGCCTCGAATCCTTTCGCAAGGGCTTCACCTTGTGCCGCTCGATCATTTGCTTTAGCCGCATGTTGATTCGCAACCGCTGCCTGCTGGGTCAGCGCTGCTATTTCACCGTTAGCTATAGTCTCAAGGTGCCTCGATAACGCGAAAATTCCGCCATCGGCTAGTAGTTCGCCAGCGACACCGATAATCACAAACATTTCGAAGACTTTAACCCACCGCTTGAGGTTTTCGCGATACTCGCCGACAAGACCGATAACGAGAAGCACACCGAACAGCAGTAGAAGTATTTCGGACACACCTAGCCAAGTTGATGTCGTGGATTTCGATAGCGAGGTTAGAACACCCACCTATTTCATCTGGCCGTACGCGAGGTACAACTCTTGCGCCCGCTTGACGGCCTTCGTTCAACTTAACAGATTACTCGTGAAGCCTTTCGCCAGCAACCTTATGGCAGGCGTCGTATCGGCATTCTACAACTTGCACCTGCAGCTTGGTGAGCCATGACTCCTGATTAACGCGCTAACCGGACAACTGGTTTTCACATGTCCGGTAAGCCAACTACACATCCAATTGGTGCGGGGCTTCGTCTATCCCCCTATAGACTTCACTGAGGGCACTCTCTATCCCGTAGTATGAAACGCCCGGAGAGAAACGAAATCAAGATTCCAACGCGGTAGATATACTAGCCGGTGATAGCATGTAGCTCCGGGGGGAAGAAGGTCCGATCCTGTGTCGGAGAATAAGCTCAACCGAAGGTTGCAAGCCCTACAGCAGCGAGTAGACCTCGTTCAGGCTCTCATGAGCTTCTTGAAGAAGCATCCGGCCATCGTTCCATACTGCACGTTGAAGCCGATGAGCACGGGGACAGGTCTGTACTTCGAGGAGAAGGGCTTCATCCGGCCAGTCTGGAACAACGGACCCACTCTGCGACTTGAGAGGTATATCGAGGATTGGGAAAACGACGGCGACCGGAGAATTGTGTCCGACAACATCTCTGCAATATCCCCGGATGACCTGGCACATCTTCTCAAAGAGGAGTTAAAGGTGGACCTTAGCAAGAAACCGGGTTGGGAAGAGGGCAATGACGAGGACTAAGATGGCAGGATTACCGTGTAAGTCCCCATTGACATGCTTATCGGATAAGTGGTTTTTACTTGTCCGATAAGCCAACTACGCGTCCACTGAGAGGGGAGCTTCTTGCGACCAACCTCATCTATTTGACTGATCGGAGATTTCCAGCCTCTGCCCGTTGACTAGATGCAAATCAGCAAAACACGGTCAATGCTTAACGATGAGGACTGTTACTCCCGGCGCGCTCTCCAGATCGTGTTTGAATTCCGCCTCGTCCCGTATCACTCCAATGTCGTACACAACGTAGAGTTGTCGGTCGTAACGATTGCTGTACATGCGGATGTCCGCGTTAATCTCATCCACGATGGCCTTCAGCTTCTCAGAAGTTTTGATGAGTTTGACCTCAAGGCAAAGTTTAAAGTCCGGAAAAACAAAATCTGGAATAGATTCCTTGCCAGAAGTCTTCACGCGGCCCGTTTCTCGGTCGTAGGACAGGCCCTTGGCCATGCCTCTACCAACAAGAAGCGTCTCTATGCTGTTTTGAATATCCACTTCCCTTTCGGGCGTGCCATACACAGCTTTGCGCAGATTGTCCCGTATAAAGGCTGTTAGCCTATGCGTTTCGTCTTCGGCATAACCGATCTCACCTTCTAGCGTCGACTTGAGTAGGAGAACGCTGGAATGCGCTTGGTCGAAGTAGCTTTTTTGCTGAATACCAATTGTGTCCCCATGGCCGGGTATCCTGCTCAGGTCGAAGCCGTAGATTTGGGGTCCTGCTGGTAGGAGAGGTACTGCTTCATTGGCCAAGTCATTATACTTAGCAATGAAGGTCCTATAGCTACTGTACTTCCAAACGTCGTCAGGACGTGCCGAGCTAATGCTGTAACGCATCGCCTCAATGAGTGCGTTAACCTTGCTTAGCAATCGCCGTAACTGTTCTTTTCGCTCCATTGCGTGTGCATCATATCAAGGCCATGAAGGCCCTTCCATTCAAGCGGAAGTCCTTGTTACCAGGGAATACACCAGAACATGTCACGAGTTGAGCTTCAATCCATTACCCGGCTCAAATTCGATGCAAGCTAACTCCTGATAAACGCAGCATTAACCGGACAAATGGAATTTTCAAAGCCGCGTCCGGGGTGGCATAAACAGGGGGATGTATTCACTTACCCCGAAATTAAATTGACTGGATGGTACCCTAGCCGTATACTTAGTTTGTTTCAAGCGCGGAGGAGAAGGGAAGTCCACTCTCTTGTCCGCGCAACCCGCCCGCAGGCTGATATCCTTCCCAGGTAACCACTGTACAAACGTCCGCGCCCCACACCCTTTCCTGCAACCCCTTCAGAATCTGCAGTTACGCACTCTTTCGCATCAATCTCAATCTGCGCCGCTTAAAGCTCTTTTGTTTGATACTCTTGCGCATTCTTCAAAAGAGCAGTATCCGCTAAGTCTTTCAGATTCAAATACAACCGCACTCTTTGCGAAAAACAACGGGGGTGGGGGTAGGGGGTCCGTCCATAATCCTCGACCAATACTTGAAGTTCTTGCTCTATCTCCGCAAGTGCGCAGAGGGAAAGCAGCTTCGCGGCGGTTCGGGAGTTGCTGGCGATCAAACGGAGACGGCTTCCACGCGCTGGATGGCCGCAAAATACCACGCCATAGCCTTCAGTTCGGGGAAACCGATCCTCGGGGAAACGTTTCGGAACGTTTCCCCGCCGGCGGGTTCGCAGCGCGCGGATCAAAAAAAGACAGTTTAGGTTGGGGCGGACATGGAGCCGAGGAACTCGCCATTGGACTTGGTCTTGGTCAGGCGGCTGAGGAGCAGTTCCATGGCTTCCACGGTGGAGAGCGGGCTGAGCACTTTGCGCAGCACCCAGATGCGGCTGAGCTCGTCGGGCGGGAGCAGGATTTCGTCCTTGCGCGTGCCGGAGCGCTGGATGTCGATGGCCGGAAAGACGCGCTTGTCGGAGAGGCGGCGGTCCAGGTTGATCTCCATGTTGCCGGTGCCCTTGAACTCCTCGAAGATGACGTCGTCCATGCGGCTGCCGGTGTCGATGAGGGCGGTGGCGATGATGGTCAGCGAGCCGCCTTCCTCGATGTTGCGCGCGGCGGCGAAGAAGCGCCGGGGGCGCTGCAGGGCGTTGGCGTCAATACCGCCGGAAAGGACTTTTCCGGAAGGCGGGGTGACGGAGTTATAGGCGCGCGCCAGGCGGGTGACGGAGTCCAGGAGGATGACCACGTCGCGCTTGTGCTCGACCAGGCGCTTGGCCTTTTCCAGGACCATTTCCGCGACCTGCACGTGGCGCTGCGGAGCTTCGTCGAAGGTGGAGCTGATGACCTCGCCCTTCACGGTGCGCTGCATGTCCGTGACTTCCTCGGGCCGCTCGTCAATGAGGAGCACGATGAGGGCGACTTCCGGATGATTGGTGGTGATGGAATTGGCGATGGACTGCAGCATCATGGTCTTGCCGGTGCGCGGCGGGGCCACGATCAGGCCGCGCTGGCCCTTGCCCACCGGGCAGAGCAGGTCGAGGACGCGCCCGGTCAGGTTTTCCTTGGTGGTCTCCATCTTCAGGCGGCCCTGGGGATAGAGCGGGGTCAGGTTGTCGAAGAAAATCTTGCTGCGGGCCACTTCGGGGTCCTCGAAATTGACCGCTTCCACCTTGATCAGCGCGAAGTAGCGCTCGCCGTCCTTGGGCGGGCGCACCTGGCCGGAGACGGTGTCCCCGGTGCGCAGGTCGAACTTGCGGATCTGCGAGGGCGAGACGTAGATATCGTCCGGCCCGGGGAGATAGTTGTATTCCGGGGCGCGGAGAAAGCCGAAGCCGTCCGGGAGGCATTCCAGCACGCCTTCGGAGAAGATCAGGCCGTTCTTCTCGGTCTGCGCGCGGAGGATCTGGAAGATCAGCTCCTGCTTGCGCATGCCCGAGGCGCCGGGGATGTTCAGCTCCTTGGCGACTTTCGCCAGGTCCGCTATGTTCTGTTCTTTCAGTTCCGCAAGACTAATGCTCATGTACTTGTTTCCTTCGTGAGTTTCTGAATACCGGGATTTACCGATGAAAGCCTAGAAATTCCGGATTGTTTCCAAGGCGGCGCACCGCACTGGCGGATGAAAACTTCTTACCCGGCCAGGATGGGCAAACCAGATTCCCTGCCACTGGTCGCAGCGCCGGACCCCGCAAACCCCTGCGGCCCGCAAGG is a window of Terriglobia bacterium DNA encoding:
- the mutL gene encoding DNA mismatch repair endonuclease MutL, which produces MSRIRILPEAVANKIAAGEVIERPASVVKELLENALDAGAKTIRIEVEAGGKRMIRVIDEGHGMMHDDALLAFERHATSKLRTADDLLSISTLGFRGEALPTIAAVSVSVADIFYCVPARRKFLKSDSTELGHIASLVTHYALANPERHFVLTTPTQEIVNCPPAERLSDRVYQLFGRQALDELVEIPAASAPFRAAITEPALEAGEEAATLTATGFTSRPEVQRPNRNGIYIFVNRRLVRDRLILHAIHEAYRNILPPAVFPAVLLFLEMPYDEVDVNVHPAKVEVRFRHPQFVHDFTRDAIRQALTKARSIASFAAAAGVPGVTHGAPQGAAASEGALPGPPRAIIPPIGELGVGTGIGSDGGTGAGSDGGYGAFDLTAAPLPPVEQRFSFEPGTAFPDAPRVTPVMDWPGTAAAAYGDAPASLPSPGQIADLKPLGQVSSSFIVAVNAQGLWLIDQHVAHERVLFEQHLEARRAGKVECQRMLVPLVVELAPRQVVVFEKIAEELNANGFEVEPMGPRSVAIQAVPAGIAAADAEQLLTEILDGLERENAAISIATLQAKIAASAACHAAIKVNMPLDQTKMEWLLAELARTDAPMSCPHGRPVVLRYSLKEIERAFHRI
- the cmk gene encoding (d)CMP kinase is translated as MAKLTIAIDGPAGSGKSSVARRVAELLGYLYLDSGAMYRALALKALERGVPLEDEAQLDALARETHVELRAPSAEQIAAGVKNRVFLDGREVTAEIRTDQVAQAASRLATIAGVRAVLVAEQQRAGAGGGVVMEGRDIGTVVFPRAELKIFLDASPEVRAERRWKEHQEKGESMPLDEVLEEVHERDQRDRERKVSPLLRAPDAVFVDNTAMNAEETARLIVLLAAERAKEPARGAGREA
- a CDS encoding enoyl-ACP reductase; the encoded protein is MTDTKKTAVVFGLANKRSIAWAIAQKLHADGWQLAITYMNERLEMEARDLIAELPGAAGFMCDVSSDEQITQLFAKLKERYGVLHGLVHSVAFAPEADLKGAFVDTSREGFRIAHDISVYSLVAVTRGAAPLMTAGGSVITMTYYGAEKVVPRYNVMGVAKAALEATVRYLANDLGPKNIRVNAISAGPIKTLASRGISGFGEMLRAQAERAPLKRNVEPSEVGAAASFLLSDGGSGITGETLYVDCGSNIVAY
- the rho gene encoding transcription termination factor Rho, which translates into the protein MSLAELKEQNIADLAKVAKELNIPGASGMRKQELIFQILRAQTEKNGLIFSEGVLECLPDGFGFLRAPEYNYLPGPDDIYVSPSQIRKFDLRTGDTVSGQVRPPKDGERYFALIKVEAVNFEDPEVARSKIFFDNLTPLYPQGRLKMETTKENLTGRVLDLLCPVGKGQRGLIVAPPRTGKTMMLQSIANSITTNHPEVALIVLLIDERPEEVTDMQRTVKGEVISSTFDEAPQRHVQVAEMVLEKAKRLVEHKRDVVILLDSVTRLARAYNSVTPPSGKVLSGGIDANALQRPRRFFAAARNIEEGGSLTIIATALIDTGSRMDDVIFEEFKGTGNMEINLDRRLSDKRVFPAIDIQRSGTRKDEILLPPDELSRIWVLRKVLSPLSTVEAMELLLSRLTKTKSNGEFLGSMSAPT
- a CDS encoding DUF885 domain-containing protein: MMRILLILVLVIAGGLLALPRAVMAQARSAADAPQEAARKFRVYLEDDWKRWMAEAPEIATEVGFPGQNRRWTDDSPEGIARRKRLLDDSLARLQAISRTALPESERLNYDLYRQLLEAAEEGQQYGDDPMPFQSVAQCNLWMPVNQMESIGARAASTLALTPHQTVADYEDILARLEALPRAVEQTQALLQEGLKRGYTPPRVPLRDLPKQVADLVPADPLASALLAPFTQFPAGFPEPERARLTERAKTVYTSGVAPAFRKLHDYLAETYLPACRESIAATALPDGQAAYAFRVRWQTTTNLTPQQIHAIGLAEVQRIRAEMDQVIAASGFRGSFHDFTEFLRTDPRFFYDKPEDLVNGYRIIAKKIDPQLAPLFGKLPRLPYGVTPIPAFKAPSQTTAYYQPGAPQAGRAGQFFVNTYKLEARPKWEMEALSMHESVPGHHLQIALAQELENVPEFRRYIGYSAFVEGWGLYSESLGEEMGFYSDPYSQFGQLAYEMWRAVRLVVDTGMHSMGWSRQQAIDYFRDHTGKTDQDVTVEVDRYIVWPGQALAYKLGQLKIRELRHEAETKLGAKFDIRKFHDAVLENGAVPLNVLEAHMKQWMDKQATH